The genomic interval TTTATTACCGGAATGGGACTTCATATAAAATGATAGTCGCAAATCCAGCACCGCTTGACACTTCTTATGTTCCGGAAAAATTATTTTTTAGAGATGATAAGATAGCAGCTATCAGATCTGCAGTCCTGGCGCCAGCAGGAAATGGCATATCAAATAATATAATAATTCACGGGGACTCAGGCACAGGCAAAACTTCAACAGTAAAATTCCTTATGAGGGAGAATAAATCTATAATTTATGAAAATGCATTATCATTCAGGAATGTAAAAAATCTGCTTGAACATGTTATTTCGAGGCTTGGAAAGCCAGTCTCCTATCACGGTCTTTCATATTCTGAAATCTTTTCTATGCTCAATTCTATAATATCATTCCGTGGCGACATAGTTCTTGTAATAGATGAAGCTACCGGCTTTTTAAAGGGCGATACCGCAGGATTGTACAATCTGTTCAGGGCATCTGAAATCTACGGGGCCGGATTAAGTACTATACTTATTTCCATAGAAAGCCCATTCATGTATATGGAAAGAAAATACGGGACAATTGTGGAACTCAAATTCAATAAATATAGCAGCGATGAGATCCAACGGATTATAACAGATCGGGCATCTATGGCACTGGAGCCCGGAACATGCACAGATTCTATACTTGGATACATATCAGAAATTTCAGGGAAGTTCGGGAGTGCACGGTTTGCCATAGAACTCCTGCAAAAAGCTGCATATATGGCAGAATACCGCCTTTCAAAAACAATTGAGAACGATGATGTCCGGTCAGCTGTTTCACTCATAAATCCATATATAACGGAAAGCAAACTTTCACTGCTAGATAGAAGGGAACTTGTAATACTCCTTGCAATATGCATTCTGCTTCCCGATACACTTTATGTGGACGTACCATCAATAGAAAAAGAGGTTCAATTGCAGGGAGAAGAATATGGCATTCAATACAAAAAAACCGAAATATACCGGGTAATACGCAAACTTGAAAGCCTTGACATTATTTCATCATCCCTGAAGAGCAGCGGAAACCGGTCAAGTGTATCAAAGCTGGTATCTATAAACGATGTACCTGTTTCTATACTTTCAATAAAGATCAGGGATCTTATTAGCAGACTCTGAAATAATAAAATCAAATGGCTTAAACGATCTCTTCAAAAGATTTTC from Ferroplasma acidiphilum carries:
- a CDS encoding Cdc6/Cdc18 family protein; the protein is MIVANPAPLDTSYVPEKLFFRDDKIAAIRSAVLAPAGNGISNNIIIHGDSGTGKTSTVKFLMRENKSIIYENALSFRNVKNLLEHVISRLGKPVSYHGLSYSEIFSMLNSIISFRGDIVLVIDEATGFLKGDTAGLYNLFRASEIYGAGLSTILISIESPFMYMERKYGTIVELKFNKYSSDEIQRIITDRASMALEPGTCTDSILGYISEISGKFGSARFAIELLQKAAYMAEYRLSKTIENDDVRSAVSLINPYITESKLSLLDRRELVILLAICILLPDTLYVDVPSIEKEVQLQGEEYGIQYKKTEIYRVIRKLESLDIISSSLKSSGNRSSVSKLVSINDVPVSILSIKIRDLISRL